One Paenibacillus sp. FSL W8-0186 genomic window carries:
- a CDS encoding AraC family transcriptional regulator, with amino-acid sequence MNGYLFHVDQPLHMTMTGKFASPSPDWIHLSRVLMDYELFVQTKGVLYIADEEEQYVLEEGDFLLMPPRARQYGYRASDCSFYWLHFIPSGGGAGVQVMDTAQHIHQAGSIVIPRKGTLRSADKMIVLMKQLQDAVRNYREQTLSNYMTTTILCELYNQLFRPDRKIKQHQLYNDIVDYIQWHRYEPLKVSQIADHFGYNVKYLSHLFSSIAGVSLKQFILQQKIAAASFLLTDTNQTINEIALQLSYHDSHHFMKSFKQMTGLTPTEYRNAYANRLLFYE; translated from the coding sequence ATGAACGGCTATCTGTTTCATGTAGATCAACCGCTGCATATGACGATGACAGGCAAGTTCGCTTCCCCATCGCCGGATTGGATACATTTGAGCAGGGTCCTGATGGATTACGAATTGTTCGTGCAGACCAAGGGAGTGTTATATATCGCGGATGAGGAAGAACAGTACGTGCTGGAGGAGGGCGACTTCCTGCTGATGCCACCCCGTGCCAGGCAGTATGGGTACCGGGCTTCAGACTGCAGCTTCTATTGGCTGCATTTTATTCCATCTGGCGGTGGAGCCGGCGTCCAGGTCATGGATACGGCCCAGCATATACACCAGGCCGGAAGCATCGTTATTCCCCGCAAAGGAACACTGCGCAGCGCAGATAAAATGATCGTCCTGATGAAACAGCTGCAGGATGCCGTCCGCAACTATCGGGAACAGACGCTGAGCAACTACATGACGACGACGATTCTATGCGAGCTGTACAACCAGTTATTCCGCCCGGATCGCAAAATAAAGCAGCATCAGCTCTATAACGACATCGTTGATTATATTCAGTGGCATCGCTACGAGCCGCTTAAGGTATCGCAAATCGCCGATCATTTCGGCTACAACGTGAAATATTTGTCTCACCTGTTCTCCAGCATCGCCGGAGTATCATTGAAGCAATTTATTTTGCAGCAAAAAATTGCAGCCGCCTCCTTCCTGCTTACGGACACGAATCAAACGATCAACGAAATTGCATTGCAGCTCAGCTATCACGACAGCCATCACTTTATGAAGTCCTTCAAGCAAATGACAGGCCTAACCCCGACGGAATACCGGAATGCGTACGCGAATCGGTTGTTGTTTTATGAGTGA
- a CDS encoding helix-turn-helix transcriptional regulator, whose product MTNEPTIRSIIEQELERRGYSLSSFASRSGINRGTLSAILNGNPPKPIAIRQLDLMTEALEQPEGHFYPLYVNECVDSDQPNRRRVKAFLLRCAEVGQTECIQEVLDRIVENLSYIPMIFEIGEELYEKGLREESRLFYNVVIESEKYQHSERLAISHYRLFRLSLGDDAEANLIAATRFELYLYRLPEDYQLDGLLHLANAYLTLQKWVQTEIYSDELRNLAKMVYKNYERAYLQGKAFQFRAERNLVVYYGQGYVLKGIALQFQRRYEEIPEYIAGYADLSWFVGLNESGKEEVEKFKLFAKLNTYNLKVLLGDQSIIPEYIESVKKHPPEILPSLRVIVEASNIHNFFIDDILEQFNIDTGLYDRADNYYRLEVSKDRYLRLFYHLSVYYLRKKEFEEGISKILITLKIAISLKNYNYFMKLIPLFERYRSFATEGQLKEYETLLEGVIKDA is encoded by the coding sequence GTGACGAATGAACCCACGATCCGTTCTATCATAGAACAGGAGCTTGAGCGCAGAGGCTACTCTTTGAGCAGCTTTGCCAGCCGCTCGGGAATTAATCGCGGGACACTCAGCGCCATTCTCAACGGAAACCCTCCCAAACCCATTGCCATTCGGCAATTGGATTTAATGACGGAAGCCCTGGAACAGCCGGAAGGGCACTTTTATCCGTTATACGTCAATGAATGCGTGGATTCGGATCAACCGAACCGCAGAAGGGTAAAGGCCTTTCTGCTCCGGTGCGCCGAAGTGGGACAGACCGAATGCATTCAAGAGGTGCTTGATCGCATCGTAGAAAATTTGAGCTACATTCCCATGATTTTCGAAATTGGCGAGGAGCTTTACGAGAAAGGGCTGCGTGAGGAATCCCGCTTATTTTACAATGTTGTGATTGAGAGTGAGAAGTATCAGCATTCCGAACGGCTTGCCATCAGCCATTACAGGTTGTTTCGGTTATCTTTGGGGGATGACGCAGAAGCTAATCTGATTGCGGCTACGCGATTTGAGCTTTACTTGTATCGTTTGCCTGAGGATTATCAATTGGACGGGTTATTACATTTAGCCAATGCCTATTTAACTTTGCAAAAATGGGTGCAAACCGAAATATATTCTGATGAGCTCAGAAATCTCGCTAAAATGGTTTATAAAAATTATGAGAGAGCATATCTTCAAGGTAAAGCATTTCAGTTTAGAGCTGAACGAAACTTAGTTGTATATTATGGTCAAGGTTACGTGCTAAAAGGTATTGCATTACAATTTCAACGAAGATACGAAGAGATACCTGAATACATAGCAGGTTATGCAGATTTAAGCTGGTTTGTTGGATTGAATGAATCTGGAAAGGAAGAGGTTGAGAAATTCAAGTTGTTTGCCAAATTGAACACTTATAATCTAAAGGTATTACTTGGTGATCAATCTATCATTCCGGAATATATTGAATCGGTAAAGAAGCATCCACCCGAGATATTGCCTAGCCTAAGGGTTATTGTTGAGGCATCAAATATTCATAATTTCTTTATAGATGATATACTCGAACAATTTAACATTGATACGGGATTATACGATAGAGCTGATAATTACTATAGGTTAGAGGTAAGTAAGGATCGATACTTAAGATTATTCTATCATTTATCTGTATATTATTTGAGAAAAAAGGAATTTGAGGAAGGGATATCGAAAATATTAATTACGCTAAAAATTGCTATATCCCTCAAAAATTATAACTATTTTATGAAGCTAATTCCTTTATTTGAACGCTATAGATCATTTGCAACAGAAGGACAATTAAAGGAATATGAAACTTTACTGGAAGGGGTGATAAAAGATGCGTAA
- a CDS encoding M20 family metallopeptidase, translated as MRKQLLSMLEARKAEMIEIRRHLHAYPELSFHEKETSQYIANFYQGKDVEVQKGWKGYGMIVTIRGGKPGKTIALRADFDALPITEQTGLPFASKNQGVMHACGHDGHTAYLMVLADCLFQLKKDIPGTIKIIHQHAEETPPGGAKSIVESGLLDDVDQIFGIHLFPTSPAGTVSYRSGYAMAGRSYFKLIIHGKGGHGSSPHLANDAIVAASYFVTAVQTIVSRRLNPFETGVVTIGSFDGKGSFNVIKDSVELEGDVRYMTKETQQLIDKEVHRIVKGIEGMFGIVAELIYTADYPPLYNDPEITANVVKYLNRGIGDYLTAVSEADMLSGSEDFAYYLEKIPGCFFYIGCRPKHTNEVYFNHHPKFDIDEESLLVAAKSVGEVVCGYYGLE; from the coding sequence GAAAAAGAGACATCGCAATATATTGCTAACTTCTATCAAGGCAAAGATGTGGAGGTTCAGAAGGGATGGAAAGGGTACGGAATGATCGTAACGATTCGCGGGGGGAAGCCCGGCAAGACGATTGCGCTTCGCGCAGATTTCGATGCTTTGCCCATTACAGAGCAGACGGGGCTGCCGTTTGCTTCCAAAAATCAGGGTGTGATGCATGCCTGCGGTCATGACGGTCATACCGCTTATTTGATGGTGCTTGCCGATTGTCTTTTTCAATTGAAGAAGGATATTCCGGGAACAATCAAGATCATCCATCAGCATGCGGAAGAGACTCCTCCGGGAGGAGCCAAGTCCATTGTTGAATCGGGACTGCTGGACGATGTGGATCAAATCTTCGGCATACACTTGTTTCCAACCTCACCAGCAGGAACAGTGAGTTATCGCAGCGGTTATGCGATGGCGGGGAGGAGCTACTTCAAACTGATTATTCATGGCAAAGGCGGTCACGGATCTTCTCCGCATTTGGCAAATGACGCTATTGTCGCAGCAAGTTATTTTGTTACCGCTGTTCAGACGATTGTGAGTCGCCGGTTAAACCCGTTCGAGACCGGTGTGGTCACGATTGGTTCTTTTGACGGCAAAGGGAGCTTTAATGTCATCAAGGATTCGGTTGAACTGGAAGGCGATGTCCGTTATATGACCAAAGAGACGCAGCAGCTGATCGACAAGGAAGTTCACCGGATCGTGAAGGGGATCGAAGGCATGTTCGGCATAGTGGCCGAACTGATTTATACGGCGGATTATCCTCCGCTCTATAATGATCCTGAAATTACCGCCAATGTAGTCAAGTATCTAAACCGGGGCATAGGCGATTATCTGACAGCTGTTTCGGAGGCGGATATGCTGTCAGGATCGGAAGACTTTGCTTATTATCTGGAGAAAATCCCGGGCTGCTTCTTCTACATTGGCTGCAGGCCCAAACATACGAATGAGGTCTATTTCAACCATCATCCGAAGTTCGATATCGACGAAGAGTCTTTGCTCGTCGCCGCTAAGTCCGTCGGCGAAGTGGTGTGCGGGTATTACGGTCTGGAGTAA